ATCAAACTAAAAAAGCTTGataagggggaaaaaaaatctaaagtgacttataatatgaaatagaatgagtaatttgttcaaattttttattattatgtagAGCATCCGAAGATCACACAGACAATTACAACATGACGGAAATTTGACGACTAGACTCGACTACATACATATGTGTACTAAAAACACAACACTACAAACTTACAACACAATACAGTCTTGACAATACAGACATATACGACACGACATAAAAAACTTGCAGTACAGTACATACTTGACAACATAGACATGTAGAACATGACATAACGAACTTACAATACAATACAGTATAGACTCGACAATATAGACATGTagaacacgacataaaaaaaacttgcagtATAGTACAGACTTGACAACATAGATATGTAGAACATGACATAACGAACTTACAATACAATGCAATACAGTACAGACTCAACAACATAGACATGTAGAACACGACATAACGATCATAACGATCTTAcggtacagtacagtacagacTCGATCATAATGCAACTACcgtatttattaaaatatcacGATGAAGCTAGCTAGGAACGGGAGGGTGTATATATATCGAATCTGAATTTGATCAAGAGATTAATGAAACACAGTCGAGATGATATCCAAAACCCATTCCGATGCCACCCAAATGCATGATGTGGAAATCCATGTGTTGTGTGTGTAGCGTCACGTAGACCATGGATTTCCTGATACCCAAAGATATGAAAGAAAATGACGTTTTTTTTTACCTGTTCCGGGAAATCATGCAGTACCCTTAGCGCTTAATCTCGatcggtgctcgccgccgcgatTCCTTCGATGACGATAtatcgccgccgctgcgccaccgtcgtcgtcaacATCATCACATGAGATGAGATGGTGATTGGCCGGTTTGATCATGGATCAAGCACGAGCTGCGCCCGCGCAGCCGCCGGAGCTTAGATGCTTGCATGGCTTTCCTCCGTCGATCCGTCGCGCGGAGGGTCACTCACATCACGGAGCAGGAGGTGGAGCCCTCCTCCTCTATCATGAAGTGGTGGTGCACATGGCAGATGGGaacgccggcgacgtcgtcgacggcgcggtggcggcgccgtggCTGGCCGGCCGCCTTATTATTGCCTCTCCTCCATCTACCGCCCTTTCCTCCATTGTTCTCCCTGACCTGCTTCGAACAGAGTGAATAAGAAGGTTGATCAGCTCAATCGactaaagaaaaataaactacaaacTAATTTGGATGATCCATGTATATAATATTATTACTGGGTTGTTTGCACGGCGATAATTGTCCATCATGCTGCGGACGGCAATGGCGGCTTGGAGGTCGACGAGGCAGCTGGTGATCCTACCGTTGACGTCGTCGAGCTTGGCGGCGAGCCCGTCGCTGGCCACGAGCCTGTGGAGCTGGAGCCTGGAGAGAAGACCGCCGTTGTTGCTCCTGCTCCGGCGACCGCAGGACTCGGCGAGCTTGAGCGCGTCGTCGATGGCGGCCTTGAGCCTGCACAGGATcccccgcgtcgtcgtcgccgcgtcgccgccgctggccgccttCCTGTACTCCCTCAGGACGCCTTTGACTTCCTTCGCTCGCAGGGCGAGCTCCCGGCACCTGGCCTTGTTCCGGCGAGCCGTCTTCACCGCCTTGATGGTCGCCGAAACCACCTTCCACATCGCGCCCAGGATGATGTTGCCCGCCGGCTCCATCGATCTTTGAACTAGTTGTTGATCAGAGCAGGCGAGCAGCTGCTTTTGCTTGGTTTCGCTAACGTTGTGTTCATGTGTTGCTCTAGCAGGATGGGGAAGGGTGGACTTATCATGGAGGCCATTGACGGCTGGCCGAAGTGCCGAACGGATTAAAGCCCAATTCTTTCCTAATTAATACGTACATTCtacattgtttttttgtttgtaagctttttaaattgttaaatggtatgtattatatgaaaactttttatataaaagttgctttaaaatatcaaataaatcaattattcaaatttataataattaaaactcaattaatcaaacattgatagcttttttttttaaatacctTTGATGACAATTATAAGTTATGCTTCTAAATTTTATCTCAAACTAGGTTTCtaagttttatattaaaaattttgatatctTGAAATAACTAGCATATAGAAATACCAAAGttttatacttaaaaaatatgttacttCCCGATACTTTCTTAAAGATGATAAAATcactatattataaaatatgggGTTTTGTGTTACCAATGTCCTAAAACCTgtggttttataaaatttgcttcaaaataaatgatatgtacATAGTAAAATGAATAgttaaaatttatgtataaacgACAACAACATCATCTGTTAAAAAAGTAAGATGAGTATTGTGCTGTAACGTAATATAACCTAGTCGTCCACTCCACGGGTACGGTCAATGGGGGCTTGCACAACGCGGTGGTTAGTTGGATTGGCTGCTTCTGTGTGGTTTCGTGCAGAAATTTGCAAATAACGATAACCAAGGGATATGGACAAGGAGGTAAGACTAGCGATTGCAATGGCTGATTGTATACTTTAGTATTACCTCTGCTTTCTCATGTTTGTTTCAGTGACGGTGATAGGAGTACAGTACAAGAGCTTACCTAAACTACTAGTATCAATTATTGAATCCTCATACCAAATTTCTTCATAACTTTCTGTAGAGCTAATCATGTTCTTGTTATAAAAGGTTGTACGTGGTGCACCACATCAAATACGCTGCAATCCAATATAGATTTGAGTGATAGACAACATTTACTTgcaatttttataatttcaaaattgTTTGGCATCCTAAATATACTAGTCTAACCAAACCAGACAATACGTTTGCTAAACATTGTCATTGCTTACCAAAAATAATTGGCAAGGCTCACAATGGCTTGGAACCAAACGGCTCTTAAACTCCGACCCCCATTGATCAAGAGACGCAAAGTTCTTGTCCTCTTGAGAACCAAACGGGTTGGAGCTTGGAATggagattgttttttttcccttgagaGGACATCACTCGTGTTGTGTATGGCgtttaaaaagtcataaaaaatgataagataaattaatatgtaatatgtcatttcacaaacatacatttttaaatttgactcaCACacttagaaacaaaaataacaaatttaacggTAAATTATGCGTTTTATTCagagtcaaatttatttttttttattaaacttgtataagttaaattttaa
The nucleotide sequence above comes from Oryza glaberrima chromosome 11, OglaRS2, whole genome shotgun sequence. Encoded proteins:
- the LOC127755233 gene encoding uncharacterized protein LOC127755233 yields the protein MEPAGNIILGAMWKVVSATIKAVKTARRNKARCRELALRAKEVKGVLREYRKAASGGDAATTTRGILCRLKAAIDDALKLAESCGRRSRSNNGGLLSRLQLHRLVASDGLAAKLDDVNGRITSCLVDLQAAIAVRSMMDNYRRANNPVRENNGGKGGRWRRGNNKAAGQPRRRHRAVDDVAGVPICHVHHHFMIEEEGSTSCSVM